A genomic region of Cyprinus carpio isolate SPL01 chromosome B13, ASM1834038v1, whole genome shotgun sequence contains the following coding sequences:
- the LOC109071043 gene encoding erlin-1-like, producing MIMAHVGAVVAAMAGVMAILLHSSIHKIEEGHLAVYYRGGALLTNPNGPGYHIMLPFITSYRSVQTTLQTDEIKNVPCGTSGGVMIYFDRIEVVNMLVPSAVVDIVKNYTADYDKTLIFNKIHHELNQFCSVHTLQEVYIELFDIIDENLKTALQKDLNAMAPGLTIQAVRVTKPKIPEAIRRNYELMEAEKTRLLITAQTQKVVEKEAETERKKAIIEAQKMAQVAEIHFQQKVMEKETEKKISEIEDAAFLARERARADAEYYTAAKFAESNRLKLTPEYLELMKYQAIAANSKIYFGQDIPNMFLDNSASHPTVGHGAADSAEQLEVLSMKESLKKASKPKTTEGH from the exons ATGATAATGGCACATGTTGGGGCAGTAGTCGCAGCAATGGCTGGTGTGATGGCCATTCTGCTTCATTCTTCCATACACAAGATTGAGGAAGGACATTTAGCTGTGTATTACAG aggaggAGCTTTGTTGACAAATCCTAATGGCCCGGGTTACCATATAATGCTGCCTTTCATCACTTCATATAGATCAGTGCAG ACAACCCTGCAaacagatgaaataaaaaatgtgcctTGTGGAACCAG TGGAGGTGTCATGATCTATTTTGACAGAATTGAGGTGGTCAACATGCTGGTTCCATCAGCAG TGGTGGACATAGTGAAGAACTACACCGCAGATTATGACAAGACGCTAATCTTCAACAAAATTCACCATGAGTTAAACCAGTTCTGCAGTGTGCACACGCTACAGGAAGTCTACATAGAACTGTTCG ACATAATTGATGAGAACTTAAAGACTGCACTGCAGAAGGACTTGAATGCTATGGCTCCTGGCCTCACAATTCAG GCTGTGCGAGTCACCAAACCTAAAATTCCTGAGGCGATCAGAAGAAACTATGAGCTAAT GGAAGCGGAGAAGACCAGGCTGCTCATCACCGCTCAGACACAGAAAGTGGTGGAGAAGGAGGCTGAAACTGAGAGAAAGAAGGCCATCATAG AGGCTCAGAAAATGGCTCAGGTGGCAGAGATTCACTTCCAACAAAAAGTAATGGAGAAGGAAACAGAGAAAAAGATCTCTGAAATTGAAG ATGCTGCTTTCCTGGCAAGAGAGAGGGCAAGAGCAGATGCAGAATATTACACTGCTGCAAAATTTGCAGAATCCAACAgg CTCAAGCTGACACCAGAGTATCTGGAACTGATGAAATATCAGGCCATAGCCGCGAACAGCAAGATCTACTTCGGTCAAGACATCCCAAACATGTTTTTAGACAACAGTGCCTCCCATCCGACTGTGGGCCACGGTGCGGCAGACTCTGCAGAGCAGCTGGAGGTCTTGAGTATGAAAGAGAGTCTTAAGAAAGCGTCCAAGCCCAAAACCACAGAAGGCCACTGA
- the cfap43 gene encoding cilia- and flagella-associated protein 43 gives MDVLGNLEVRWVQGFNNGTFRFVDKKTTCYTCGNFIVFLDMETKSRKTLQSPGSGIGAFTASGHRRCLAFSDLKLNPSIFVYNYPELEQICKLKGTTKLGYTALALCDTGPYLVCASSMPDHTISLWNWESGILLCSHPLLGEDVTALVFNPMNWCQIAAVNLSSLTIWNVEKCDNYHLMKPSAIDLPSADGSVIECEANLSCTLSRKLTHLGPQMPISAIAGLSGDRADDFVPLKQIKPKLCPSALCWSTSSDLYVGSKEGFLLCVNPDTLLVSVLYKPQTELNPTDESKTALQEGSFQSLVLQDCNIFAAGMEGILRNIQIKGNKLEVVQTWALDEAASSICFSPDGETLLIVSNTGCVYRLKPLLNDNIVKVLDVLCGDFVAVAPLYTDRSICLSVREAGDVQLWALDDGLCMGSISLQIHVTSMACCPIAQYVVVGTATGDVLFVEMTTKQKPRLVHRVHLYRVPVDHLVFDQGGNFLITGASDSRMFVLNARPSKGFEIIGWIEAPGAIVNLSTQYHTESKQVKVLVLCSKTEREINEGNVLLLLTLFVQQLTDSSGCVDVYGCLCKDVLHSCLYEIPHALCSCVLAINKIFGYCQQRKVLQSFRIPESRVKPSNAQEAVHLILEKEAGGHLLSPAFLQLSPHQTWLATVGRDGLLRISEISTMDRYVQLQCHSCWQGGVGSVCFTPDSQTLITSGLRDGSLVCSSLRLKLSGAGKANAATQYAQSVADSFESVVSSENTILSKMTDWDPQTQSMASCSSFLTGEGKMSHEGEQEENYFVSPASSTWLDGKLDAVLQEETQQYAETKKNLRKNIKVLRDTIKAMIQENESLPDMEKLGHQEFNLDVEEQQRMQLEGKQEVNRVRKEIEMENLAKCYQREILKKECWDSMQVKGKAIKAFHSENEVKNYPMKERTEKELEELQRTETMRQIEQESSQLQEVILNTISGDKEEEEAEDSKTESPALTGSLSALYGGVNPHLYSQFNLHIREQKINQITLLKDVIYKVKSTFNKEFEAVYKQKEQEINRLREKNKRISEIMTELDLSESLWEPSLTDNECPERVLTVTDSEIKVEKYLTPEQKEKEEQLKQEDERQGLAAKSDNTRDQALSVMMGGVLELKKEDVLRMEVPQPEFMSKPEVQWTEEERKSFKEFEKKAKELSEEKEKYRKTLETEMKKLLTSIKEATQMFDEKLTKLFERKVKSEMVIYQEELKIANLVHSIQTEEEILSREKQLSLKLEKARIVKNEIGEELKKHKETVDAFREEYDNTVTEDKLLDKGFRKEFFDVPGHIIDQLYKLYKRRPRVQRIKTQTENNQFKEGALLGTAPSDGLSLMIKAMEELDAPENMPEGLDPFVWERFCLARRAKVESEQKVKLKALTLAEMQAFLQRRTDEDEKAQLEIKNLIDELNSICEEKMRFRLDSMVQIVLQQGQVEVEAGDFIADYTNALLIHRKVIEDLNSTIRALGDQKIASMVECKDFRKGIIQQEWDHRRMRMHLEDLSNKARDIQTLRITQEIQDYLNEISNDNRVSKQLTTLETTLDLQKTTHQKKVEACKKQIKHLDRQGVQMQEKNAALDLKVADMEITVAERRNIYEAVAMGDNQETEAEKNYQDIILRKKLLNIAGAQSEEILILRAELEKLRMKNFPSLSQLDYN, from the exons ATGGATGTGCTGGGAAACTTGGAAGTTCG GTGGGTGCAAGGATTCAACAATGGCACATTTAGATTTGTTGACAAGAAAACGACATGCTACACCTGTGGCAACTTTATTGTTTTCCTCGATATGGAAACTAAGTCGAGGAAGACTCTGCAGAGTCCTGGTTCTGGTATCGGGGCCTTTACAGCCAGTGGGCATCGCCGGTGTCTTGCCTTCTCTGACCTCAAACTCAATCCTTCCATCTTTGTCTACAACTATCCAGAGCTTGAGCAGATATGTAAACTGAAAG GTACAACTAAACTGGGCTATacagctttggcactgtgtgacACTGGCCCTTATTTAGTCTGTGCTTCCTCCATGCCTGATCACACCATCTCATTatg GAACTGGGAGAGCGGCATTCTCCTTTGTAGCCATCCACTCTTGGGAGAGGACGTCACAGCATTGGTTTTTAACCCCATGAACTGGTGTCAAATTGCTGCTGTAAATCTGAGCTCCCTTACTATCTGGAATGttgaaaagtgtgacaactatCATTTGATGAAGCCTAG TGCTATTGATCTCCCCTCCGCCGATGGTTCAGTTATTGAGTGTGAAGCAAACCTGTCTTGTACGCTCAGTAGAAAGTTGACACACTTAGGTCCTCAGATGCCCATTTCAGCAATCGCTGGGCTGAGTGGAGACAGAGCTGACGATTTTGTG CCtttgaaacaaataaaaccaaaactgtGTCCAAGTGCCCTCTGCTGGTCTACTTCTTCTGACCTATATGTTGGTTCCAAGGAAGGTTTTCTGCTTTGTGTGAATCCTGACACTTTGCTTGTCTCTGTCCTGTATAAACCTCAAACTGAATTAAATCCCACAG ATGAAAGTAAAACGGCCCTGCAGGAAGGCAGCTTCCAGAGCTTAGTACTACAAGACTGTAATATTTTTGCTGCAGGAATG GAAGGCATTTTAcgaaacatacaaattaaagGAAACAAATTGGAGGTAGTGCAGACTTGGGCTTTGGATGAGGCAGCCTCGTCTATATGCTTTTCCCCTGATGGTGAGACACTGCTGATAGTTTCTAATACA GGCTGTGTTTACAGATTGAAACCACTGCTGAATGATAACATTGTCAAAGTTCTGGATGTACTCTGTGGAGATTTTGTGGCTGTTGCTCCATTATACACTGACAGAAGCATTTGTTTG TCAGTCAGAGAAGCAGGAGACGTACAGCTGTGGGCCCTGGATGATGGACTCTGCATGGGCTCCATCTCTCTGCAAATACAT GTAACCAGTATGGCATGCTGCCCGATAGCACAGTATGTTGTTGTAGGAACAGCCACTGGAGACGTTCTGTTTGTGGAAAtgaccacaaaacaaaaacccagACTAGTTCACAGAGTTCATCTCTACCGTGTCCCTGTAGACCATTTGGT GTTTGATCAAGGTGGCAACTTCTTAATCACAGGAGCATCAGACTCACGCATGTTTGTGCTGAACGCAAGGCCATCAAAAGGATTTGAAATTATTGGATGGATTG AGGCTCCGGGTGCAATTGTAAACCTTTCCACTCAGTACCACACGGAAAGTAAACAGGTTAAAGTGCTGGTGCTATGcagcaagacagagagagaaatcaaTGAGGGAAATGTGCTTCTGCTACTGACTTTGTTTGTGCAACAGCTTACAG ACTCGTCAGGTTGTGTGGATGTCTATGGCTGTCTGTGTAAAGATGTCCTGCACAGCTGCCTATATGAGATCCCTCACGCTCTCTGCTCTTGTGTCTTGGCCATAAACAAGATATTTGGTTACTGTCAACAGAGAAAAGTCTTGCAAAGTTTCCGTATCCCTGAG AGTAGAGTAAAGCCATCAAATGCACAGGAAGCAGTTCACCTGATCCTAGAGAAGGAGGCAGGGGGCCATTTACTGAGTCCTGCTTTTCTACAGCTCTCCCCACATCAAACCTGGCTGGCAACAGTTGGCAGGGATGGACTGCTGCGCATTAGTGAGATCTCAACAATG GACAGGTATGTGCAGCTGCAGTGCCACTCATGTTGGCAGGGTGGAGTCGGATCTGTTTGTTTCACCCCAGACAGTCAGACCCTCATCACCTCGGGCCTGAGGGATGGCTCACTTGTCTGCAGCAGTCTCAG GTTAAAGCTTTCTGGGGCCGGCAAAGCAAATGCAGCTACCCAGTATGCTCAGTCAGTTGctgattcttttgagtcagtAGTATCCTCAGAGAACACCATCCTCTCCAAAATGACTGACTGGGATCCACAGACACAATCCATGGCCAGTTGTTCGTCATTTCTAACAGGAGAA GGAAAGATGAGTCATGAAGGTGAACAAGAGGAAAACTATTTTGTGTCCCCAGCTAGTTCTACATGGCTTGATGGAAAACTAGATGCG GTTCTTCAAGAAGAGACCCAGCAGTATGCAGAGACCAAAAAGAACCTaagaaaaaacatcaaagttCTTCGTGACACA ATCAAAGCAATGATACAAGAGAATGAGAGCCTGCCAGACATGGAGAAACTTGGGCACCAGGAATTTAACCTGGATGTGGAAGAGCAACAGAGGATGCAGCTCGAGGGAAAACAGGAAGTTAACAGG gtGAGGAAAGAGATTGAGATGGAGAATCTGGCTAAGTGCTATCAGAGAGAGATCCTGAAGAAAGAATGCTGGGATTCCATGCAAGTCAAAGGCAAAGCCATTAAG GCCTTTCATTCAGAAAATGAGGTGAAGAACTACCCCATGAAGGAACGCACTGAAAAAGAACTCGAAGAGCTTCAAAGGACTGAGACCATGAGGCAGATTGAACAGGAAAGTTCACAA CTTCAAGAGGTGATTTTAAACACAATCTCTGGAGACAAAGAGGAAGAAGAGGCAGAGGACAGTAAGACCGAGAGTCCTGCTCTGACGGGCAGTCTGAGTGCTCTGTACGGAGGTGTCAATCCTCATCTGTACAGCCAGTTTAACTTACACATCAGAGAGCAGAAAATCAACCAAATCACCTTGCTAAAG GATGTTATCTACAAAGTGAAGAGCACATTCAACAAAGAATTTGAGGCAGTTTACAAGCAGAAGGAACAGGAAATCAACCGTCTTAGAGAGAAGAACAAGCGTATTTCTGAGATTATGACCGAGCTGGACCTCAGTGAGAGCCTGTGGGAGCCTAGTCTCACGGATAATGAGTGTCCTGAGAGAGTTCTTACTGTGACCGATTCAGAG ATCAAGGTTGAGAAATACCTCACCCCtgagcaaaaagaaaaagaagaacagcTAAAACAGGAAGATGAACGGCAAGGGCTTGCAGCCAAG TCTGACAACACGAGAGATCAAGCACTAAGTGTTATGATGGGTGGAGTTCTGGAGCTTAAAAAAGAGGATGTGCTGAGGATG GAAGTACCTCAGCCTGAGTTCATGTCTAAACCTGAGGTACAGTGgacagaagaagagagaaagagcttCAAAGAGTTTGAGAAAAAAGCAAAGGAGCTCAGTGAGGAGaaagagaaatacagaaaa ACGCTAGAGACAGAAATGAAGAAACTGCTGACTTCTATTAAAGAGGCTACCCAGATGTTTGATGAAAAACTCACAAAGCTGTTTGAAAGGAAAGTGAAATCAGAGATGGTCATATACCAA GAGGAGCTCAAAATTGCAAATCTGGTTCACTCCATTCAAACTGAAGAAGAGATCCTAAGCAGAGAGAAACAGCTGAGTCTTAAACTTGAAAAGGCACGAATTGTAAAG AATGAAATTGGGGAAGAATTGAAAAAACACAAGGAGACTGTTGATGCGTTTAGAGAGGAGTATGATAACACAGTCACTGAGGACAAA CTTCTTGATAAAGGATTTCGCAAAGAGTTTTTTGACGTTCCTGGACACATAATTGACCAGCTCTATAAGCTTTACAAACGCAGACCAAG GGTTCAGAGGATAAAAACACAGACTGAAAATAACCAGTTTAAAGAGGGAGCACTATTAGGAACAGCACCATCTGATGGACTGTCTCTGATGATAAAGGCCATGGAAGAATTGGACGCACCAGAGAACATGCCGGAAGGATTAGATCCGTTTGTGTGGGAGAGGTTTTGCCTGGCTAGACGGGCCAAAGTAGAAAGTGAACAAAAG GTCAAACTAAAAGCATTGACCCTGGCGGAGATGCAGGCTTTTCTTCAGAGGAGAACAGATGAGGACGAGAAAGCTCAgcttgaaataaaaaatcttattgatgAACTCAATAG CATCTGTGAAGAAAAGATGAGGTTTCGACTAGACAGTATGGTGCAGATCGTTCTACAGCAAGGTCAGGTGGAAGTGGAGGCTGGAGACTTCATTGCTGATTATACTAACGCTCTGCTAATACATCGCAAAGTAATTGAGGACCTCAACAGCACCATCAGG GCTTTGGGAGATCAGAAGATCGCCAGCATGGTGGAGTGCAAAGACTTCCGCAAAGGAATCATACAGCAGGAGTGGGATCACAGGAGAATGAGAATGCATCTGGAGGATCTCAGCAATAAAGCCAGAGACATACAGACCCTGCGCATCACTCAGGAGATTCAAGAT TACCTAAATGAAATAAGTAATGACAACAGGGTGTCAAAGCAGCTCACAACTCTGGAGACGACCCTTGATTTACAGAAAACG ACTCATCAAAAAAAAGTTGAGGCTTGCAAGAAGCAGATAAAGCACCTGGACAGACAAGGTGTGCAAATGCAAGAAAAGAACGCAGCCCTCGACTTGAAAGTGGCTGACATGGAGATAACTGTTGCAGAGAGAAGAAATATTTACGAGGCTGTTG CAATGGGAGATAACCAGGAGACAGAGGCAGAGAAGAACTACCAAGACATCATCTTGAGAAAGAAGCTGTTGAACATAGCTGGAGCACAATCTGAAGAGATACTCATACTGCGAGCGGAGCTTGAGAAACTGCGTATGAAGAACTTCCCATCTCTTTCTCAACTAGACTACAACTGA
- the sfr1 gene encoding swi5-dependent recombination DNA repair protein 1 homolog, protein METTPTKLAPANENTPNTAQTSSSRSSANKPMSSSLKEKLKRSRHSFRSPLSVVKRLKIEDDSPPQTSQPGDRVTDDRETETDVRRNDMREQRHCSHHTAEPAQKDLLQQCEELRRAVKEKSETLRRLKMAKMYRKKNDLTQLQRLVDKWRSCAQSVLCELQSELPSEGKQVSLSQFIDSLGLDDKILHFDRTEEDFTDN, encoded by the exons ATGGAGACAACCCCGACAAAACTGGCACCAGCTAATGAAAACACACCAAATACAGCTCAGACTTCTTCAAGCAGGTCAAGCGCTAACAAG CCCATGAGTTCCTCACTGAAGGAGAAGTTAAAAAGATCACGCCACTCATTCAGATCCCCCCTCAGTGTGGTTAAACGCCTCAAAATTGAAGATGACAGTCCACCACAGACCTCACAGCCGGGAGATCGTGTGACCGACGACAGAGAGACCGAGACTGATGTCCgtcggaatgacatgagggagcaAAGACACTGTTCACATCACACAGCTGAGCCTGCACAAAAAGACTTGCTTCAGCAATGTGAAGAGCTAAGAAGAGCAGTGAAGGAGAAATCAGAAACCTTGCGAAGATTAAAGATGGCCAAGATGTATAGAAAAAAG AATGACCTGACCCAGCTACAGAGACTCGTAGACAAATGGAGATCCTGTGCTCAGTCTGTGCTGTGTGAATTACAGAGTGAATTACCCTCGGAGGGAAAACAAGTCAGTCTGTCTCAGTTTATCGACAGTTTGGGGTTAGATGACAAAATACTGCACTTTGACAGGACAGAGGAAGACTTCACAGACAACTGA